In one Neobacillus sp. WH10 genomic region, the following are encoded:
- a CDS encoding S66 peptidase family protein, producing MITYPQLKKGATIGVTAPSSGVSAELHDLVTLACNQLEMRGFRITCSETVWTQNKAKSAPAIKRAAEFNTLMADSKIDIIIPPWGGELLIEILEHIDYENIRNKWILGYSDISGLLLAITLKTGISTAHGTNLIDLRGEFSDETTAMWQTVLSTKLGESILQRSSEHYQKAWQHDNPSPCVFHLTETTLWKTVSNRNVKIQGRLLGGCIDIIRHLIGTPFGDVQNFRKQHINGEPVIWYLENCELTTPDLRRSLVQMKLAGWFVHCSGLMFGRSPANTPVDNYTVEDVYQDLADELNIPIIYDIDCGHVPPQITFINGAYAEVEAAEEKGTVLQFFRP from the coding sequence ATGATTACATATCCGCAATTAAAAAAGGGAGCGACGATAGGTGTAACAGCACCTTCATCAGGGGTATCTGCTGAATTACATGATCTGGTTACCCTTGCATGCAACCAGTTAGAAATGAGAGGTTTTCGAATTACCTGCAGCGAAACTGTTTGGACGCAGAACAAGGCAAAATCCGCACCTGCGATAAAGCGGGCAGCAGAATTTAATACGCTAATGGCTGACAGTAAAATCGACATCATCATTCCCCCATGGGGCGGTGAGTTATTAATCGAGATACTTGAACATATTGACTATGAAAATATTAGAAACAAGTGGATATTAGGCTACTCCGATATTAGCGGCTTGCTCTTAGCCATTACATTGAAAACAGGAATCTCCACAGCTCACGGGACTAACTTAATTGATTTACGCGGAGAATTTTCAGACGAAACAACAGCCATGTGGCAGACGGTATTATCGACGAAGTTAGGGGAATCGATCCTTCAACGATCCTCTGAACACTATCAGAAAGCGTGGCAGCATGATAACCCTTCACCTTGTGTTTTTCATTTAACTGAAACAACCTTATGGAAAACGGTATCAAATCGTAATGTGAAGATACAAGGTCGTTTACTCGGCGGATGTATTGACATTATCAGGCATCTAATTGGCACACCGTTTGGTGATGTTCAAAACTTTAGAAAACAGCATATTAATGGAGAACCTGTAATTTGGTATTTGGAGAACTGTGAGCTGACCACCCCGGATTTGCGAAGGTCATTGGTGCAAATGAAGCTAGCTGGCTGGTTTGTCCATTGCTCAGGTCTTATGTTTGGTCGAAGTCCAGCGAATACACCAGTAGACAACTATACGGTTGAGGATGTTTATCAAGACCTTGCTGATGAACTCAACATTCCAATTATTTATGATATTGATTGCGGTCACGTTCCACCGCAAATTACCTTTATTAATGGTGCATATGCAGAGGTTGAGGCAGCAGAAGAAAAAGGAACAGTATTGCAATTTTTCCGGCCATAA
- a CDS encoding DinB family protein — MTHPTLEMYNYHVWANGVIIDRLSELPQEIYHKDIQSGFSSVSKVLSHIYLTDYSWFEIISGKGMNEAMASADELREHVETKSIEEMKKLFIEISEQYKAFLNDQEDIEKLIVVDNPYAGLLETSISETILHIVTHGSYHRGNIATMLRHMGHTSVMQDFGLYLYAK, encoded by the coding sequence ATGACACACCCTACATTAGAAATGTACAATTACCATGTTTGGGCAAATGGAGTTATCATTGATCGTTTAAGTGAACTTCCGCAGGAGATTTATCATAAGGACATTCAGAGTGGGTTTTCTTCAGTATCAAAAGTGTTGTCTCACATTTATCTGACTGATTACTCATGGTTTGAAATTATCTCAGGTAAAGGTATGAATGAAGCAATGGCGTCAGCGGATGAATTAAGAGAACATGTGGAAACCAAAAGTATTGAAGAAATGAAAAAATTGTTTATAGAAATATCTGAACAGTACAAGGCATTTCTGAACGATCAAGAAGATATCGAAAAGTTGATAGTTGTAGATAACCCGTATGCTGGGTTGCTCGAGACTTCCATTTCCGAGACTATCCTTCACATTGTCACTCACGGATCCTATCACCGTGGTAATATAGCAACCATGTTGCGGCATATGGGGCACACCTCTGTAATGCAAGATTTTGGACTTTATTTATATGCAAAATAG
- a CDS encoding divergent PAP2 family protein — translation MFLSYPILAALLGMFIAQFVKIPIHYITSGEIKWNLMFSTGGMPSSHTATIISLTTAIGLTSGLQSNEFSICVVFSLIVMHDATGVRRHAGYHAEVLNTLLADWNRLIETLKNPNLKKTESRKKLKELLGHQPAEVFFGIITGIIVGVLTYLVYPF, via the coding sequence ATGTTTTTATCCTATCCAATTTTAGCTGCGCTTTTAGGAATGTTTATTGCCCAGTTTGTAAAAATCCCCATTCATTATATAACGTCAGGAGAAATAAAATGGAATCTGATGTTTAGTACGGGCGGCATGCCTAGTTCTCATACAGCAACTATTATTTCTTTGACTACAGCCATTGGGTTAACATCAGGACTCCAATCAAATGAGTTTTCCATTTGTGTGGTCTTTTCGCTAATTGTTATGCATGATGCCACTGGAGTCCGAAGACATGCAGGCTACCATGCCGAAGTGTTAAATACATTGTTAGCTGATTGGAATCGCCTTATCGAAACCTTAAAAAATCCAAATTTAAAAAAGACAGAGTCCAGGAAAAAACTAAAAGAACTCCTAGGACATCAACCAGCAGAAGTTTTTTTCGGAATAATAACAGGAATCATTGTTGGTGTTCTTACTTACCTGGTCTATCCGTTCTAA